The nucleotide sequence AAAGCGACCTCGCGTGCATCGGTGGTGACGATGGGAGCCTGCATCATCACAGCATCCCCAGCGCGTGCATGTAGGTTTCGAGGATGGTCTCGAAGGCCTGACGCTCGATCGGGTCCTGCTGGCGCATCTTGATGATCGCCTTGAGGGCGCCGGTATCGTAGCCATTGCCTTTCGCTTCCGCGTAGACATCGCGGACGTCGTCGGAGATGGCTTTCTTCTCCTCGAGGAGCCGCTCGATGCGCTCTATGATCGACTTGAGCTGATCCTTCGCGATCTGCTCGGCGCGCTTCGCGGCAATGTGGGTGACCTTGCTCACGACGCCCCCTCGCTTTGCGAGACGCCAGCCGCCTCTAGCAGGCCCGCGTCGGCGCGATACGGCCGCTCCTGCCCGTAAGCGAGCACGGCCTTGGCGTCCCAGCCGGGCGGCACCTGCATCGGCAGAAACGGATCGCCGTCGTAGAGAATGACCTTCGGCGCATCGTCGGCGATGACGACGCGGACGGCGCCAACGATCACGCGCCGGTCGAGCCCGAACAGGATGGCGCGAGCGGACTTCATTGGCGCTTGACCCAGCGGAAGCCGAAACCGCGGTCGATGCGATGCAGGAACGGCTGCGCACCGGCCGCGACGGCCAGGCCGGCGCCGACCATCAGCACGGCAGCGAACATCACCAGGAAGCGCAGATCGTCCGGATCTGCAACGCGAGCAGCAAGGTCGGTCACGGCTCAATCCCCCTTTCGGCTTCGGCAAGACGACGCTGCGCTGCCTCGACCTCCGCGCGCGCAGCGGCGAGGTTTTCGATGCGGCGATGGCGTTTGACCCAGGCCTGCCCCGACCCGTGGGTGAGCGCGCGAATGACGAGGTCGCCATGGGCTGAAGCGATCATGCGGGCGAGCGCCTCACCGCTGGGCGCCCGGCTGCCGTCGAGCCACAACTCGGCCGGGCGGACGTCGCGGAGACCCGCAATGTCAGCCAGAACCTCGGCGGTTTTCTTCGGGAAGTTCTTCCGGAATGTCAGCGCGATAGGCAGAAACCAGCGATCAGGCGATCGGTCTTTGCCGATCGGTTGATCGGGGCACTGCTTTGACTGTTGCGTGCGAATGGGGCTCATGAGGCCACCCGCTCGGGACGCGAAAGGCCCTCCGGCCAAACCGCACCCTCGGGCCAGTTGTCGGAGAACCAGCCCATGACCTGGTCATACTTCCGCGCCGTGAAGGTCTTCGAGCCATCCTGCAGATGATCGAAGAAGCGCCAATCCCCGGCCGCCCTACGGCCGAGCGTCGGAAGAGCGAGCGGCCTAGAAAGCCTAAAGGCACTCGCAACGGCGACCAGGTTTCGAATCAGCTGCTGCTCCATGGCTCGACGGTTAGTCGGGAATTTCCGATTCGTCCAATTGAAATGTCGGGATCATCCGATTGGAATTCAGCAGATCGGCGTCGGATAATTCCGCGCATGGAAAATGATGAGCTACGTCAACGAATTAAGAGCAGGCTCGCAGAGCTGCGGCTGGGCCCGATTGAGGCTGCCCAGGCCGTCCCTGGCCTGGAGCGCAATTACCTCAGCGACTATCTAGCTGGACGAAAGAAGTCTTTTTCATCCGCGAAGCAACCCCTTGTCGCGCGCGCGCTCAAATGGTCAATCGAAGACTTGCTCGATGCGCGACCACGCGTCTCAAACGCACCCGCCCCCAAAATTGCGATGGTGCCCCTTCTTGACAATGTGACTGCCGGTCGGCTTTCTAGCCCGGCATCGCAGGTACCTGTTGATCGTGTGCCACTATTGGCATTTGCTGATCTCGGCCGCGGTGAGTTTTTCGCATTGAGGGTTGAGGGCGATTCCATGGATCGCTTTTCTCCAGAGGGGTCGATCATCGTCATAAACAAATCGGACCGCACTCTCCTCAACGGGAAATGCTATGTATTCGCCGTTGGTGGCCAGACAACCTACAAGATGTGGCAGGGTGGAGACACCCCGTTCCTGGCGCCGCATTCGACCAATCCCATTAACAAGCCAATCTTTTTCAAGCGAAAGCGTGATCTCGAAGTAATCGGCCGGGTGAAACGGACCATCCTCGACCTTTAAGCCAGCCTAACAGACGGTCGGATATTCCCGATTTTGTTGTTGACCGTCGGGTTTTTCCGACCATATTGTTTCCCGTGAAACACCTTCGGGAGACAGCTGTGTCGCGCCGCATTTTGCCCGCTACCGACCTAACCGCCTCTGATTTCGCCGCGCAGCTGCGGCTCCATGGCTTCTGTCGATTGCCGGCCGAGGGGCACTTCGCAGACGTTCGCGCCAAAGGCTGCCCTCGCACAGCGCCCGTGATGCGCGGGAAGCGGATCAACCGCCAAGGCACTTTGGACGCCCTGCTCGCGGCCCGTAAGGCCCGCCAGGACGCCGCAGCGGCTCAGGAGGCCGCTCAAGCCGAACGCGAGCGCGTGGCCGGCCTCATCGCCCCCCAGGCCATGCCTGGAGCTAGGGCCGGACTTGAGGGGCCGGCAGCGATAGCCCAGCTCGCGGACGACTTCATCACCATCACTACCCGCAACGAAGGCGCGGCTTTGCCGGACCTCGTGCGGATGGGATGGCGCAAGTCGCAGATCTTCGAGCATGCCGACGCGGCACGAACACTGGCCTATTCCAAGCAGAACGGAGTGGCCGCATGAGCGAATTGGGGCGGCCGCCACAACCTGTTCTGTCAAGTCAGAACGTCGGGCAAAGTCTTTCCAAAAATGGGCAGAACGTTTCCAGGAATCGAGAACGAAGCGCGATCAAGAGCGAGGCAGCTGGACTACGCCAGCCGCTTCCTGCCCATCTGTACGCACATCTAAGCCTGCTCAAACTCAGCCCCTTTGAGCAGGCGACGCGCGGCGGCTGGCGGTTCGGCACGCGGCGGATACGCGATAGCGTTGTCACCCGCTTGATCGCCAGCGGCCGCGCGGAAATCGTAGGGGGACGGCTGCAGCTGAAGCAGAAGCCGCCCTTATGACAGAAAAGCGTTGCCTCACGAAGCAGGAAGCCGCCGAATATTGCGGCTGCAACACCCTCGCCGCTTTCGACCGTTGGCGAGCTAAGGGCATCGTTCCGGGCCCTATCCCAGGTACCAACCGCTGGGATCGGAAAGCTCTTGATCGTTCGCTGGACTGTTCTTCCGGTCTTGTGACAGACTTGGAGGCCGAGCTTACCCCTTATCAGCGCTGGAAGGCCCAGCATGCGCGGAAGACCGAGGCTGCCTAACAAGCCCCTCAAGCTGAAGGGCGTTCATCGGGTCAAGAAGCGCCAGGCGGACGGCTCTATCAAGGTCTATCTCTACCATCGCGCGACCGGCCTCCCACTCGACGAAACGAGGCTTGCCGAGACCTACGCTGATGCCGAAAGGAAAATGCGCACGAAGGGCGAAGGCACCTTCATGCAGCTCATTCGGCACTTCGATCAATCTGCTTATTTCGACGGGCTCAGCGAGGAAAGCCGCAAGCAGTACGTATGGAAATTGAAGCGGCTAGAGGTGCGCTGGGGCACCTGCCCGATCGCTGCTTTCAACGATGCTGACGACGCGCTTGAGTTTCGGAAGGATGCCCTCGCCTGGCACAACGAGCTCGGCAAGGCTTCGCCGCGATCGGCTGACAACCTGGTCGCGGCGCTCGCTCGTGTGCTTTCATTCGCGAAAGAAAAGGCTGTCATCAAGTTCAACCCGCTCGACACCTTCGCGCGGCTCTACAAGAGCCACCGATCGGAGCTCACCTGGCCGGAAGAATTGCAGCAGCAGTTCATGCGGACCGCGCGGCCGGCGATGGTGACCGCGATGGTGCTGGTTCGAAATACTGCGATGCGCGCGAGTGACGTCCGCAAGTTTGCTTGGAATCGGTACGACGGAGAGCGCGTGGAGATCCGGTCAACTAAGACCGGCAAGCTGCTCTGGATCCCGGCAACACGCGAGCTCAAGGCCCACTTGGATGCACTCAAAGAGGCGAAGGTCGGCGCCTTGGTGATGTTGACGCAAACCGGCAAGGCCTACAGCAAGCGGTACTTCAATGAGCACTGGCGCGAGGACTGTGACAAGGTCGACACGCTCAATGCCGAGCCGATTGCCGCAGATCCAGACCTCGTCAAAACCGCCGATCTCAACTTTCACGACAACCGCGGCACAGCCGCGACGCTGCTTGCCGAGGCTGGCGCGACGGCGCCGGAGATCGCGGAGGCGCTGTGCTGGAGTGTCGACAAGGCGCAGAAGGTGATCGACCTGTACCTTGCCCGACGCG is from Bradyrhizobium xenonodulans and encodes:
- a CDS encoding DUF2312 domain-containing protein yields the protein MSKVTHIAAKRAEQIAKDQLKSIIERIERLLEEKKAISDDVRDVYAEAKGNGYDTGALKAIIKMRQQDPIERQAFETILETYMHALGML
- a CDS encoding S24 family peptidase → MIEEAPIPGRPTAERRKSERPRKPKGTRNGDQVSNQLLLHGSTVSREFPIRPIEMSGSSDWNSADRRRIIPRMENDELRQRIKSRLAELRLGPIEAAQAVPGLERNYLSDYLAGRKKSFSSAKQPLVARALKWSIEDLLDARPRVSNAPAPKIAMVPLLDNVTAGRLSSPASQVPVDRVPLLAFADLGRGEFFALRVEGDSMDRFSPEGSIIVINKSDRTLLNGKCYVFAVGGQTTYKMWQGGDTPFLAPHSTNPINKPIFFKRKRDLEVIGRVKRTILDL
- a CDS encoding phospholipase, which produces MSRRILPATDLTASDFAAQLRLHGFCRLPAEGHFADVRAKGCPRTAPVMRGKRINRQGTLDALLAARKARQDAAAAQEAAQAERERVAGLIAPQAMPGARAGLEGPAAIAQLADDFITITTRNEGAALPDLVRMGWRKSQIFEHADAARTLAYSKQNGVAA
- a CDS encoding tyrosine-type recombinase/integrase — translated: MRGRPRLPNKPLKLKGVHRVKKRQADGSIKVYLYHRATGLPLDETRLAETYADAERKMRTKGEGTFMQLIRHFDQSAYFDGLSEESRKQYVWKLKRLEVRWGTCPIAAFNDADDALEFRKDALAWHNELGKASPRSADNLVAALARVLSFAKEKAVIKFNPLDTFARLYKSHRSELTWPEELQQQFMRTARPAMVTAMVLVRNTAMRASDVRKFAWNRYDGERVEIRSTKTGKLLWIPATRELKAHLDALKEAKVGALVMLTQTGKAYSKRYFNEHWREDCDKVDTLNAEPIAADPDLVKTADLNFHDNRGTAATLLAEAGATAPEIAEALCWSVDKAQKVIDLYLARRGVLAANAIKKLENYRDKVTKVPLGRR